The nucleotide window CGCTGGACAAGGGCAAGCACATTGTCACGGCCAACAAGGCTCTGCTGGCGGAAAAGGGCATTGCCCTGCTGGAAAAGGCCGGAAGGCTGGGCCGCATCCTGCGCTATGAGGCCAGCGTGGCCGGCGCCATTCCGGTGGTGGCGGCCCTCAAGGAAAGCCTGACCGGCAATCGTATTTCCACGCTCATGGGCATTCTCAACGGCACGAGCAACTATATTCTTTCCGAGATGACCAGCAGCGGCCTGGACTTCAATGTGGCTCTGCGGCAGGCCCAGGAACTGGGCTATGCCGAGGCTGATCCCACCCTGGACATCGACGGGCATGACGCTGCCCACAAGCTGACCATCCTCATTCAGCTGGCCTACGGGGTGGCCTATCCCTTTACGGCCATGCCCGTGCGCGGCATCCGCGGCCTGTCCAGCATGGACATCCGCCTGGCCCGCGAATTCGGCTATCGCATCAAGCTCATTGCCCAGGCACGGCAGTGCGCCACGCAGGACGGACGGGCGCCGCGCCTGGAGGCGGGCGTTTTCCCGGCGCTGGTGCATCATACCCTGCTGCTGGCCCGCGTGGGTGGCGTGTACAATGCCGTGCGGGTGGAGGGCAATGCCGCCGGCTCGCTCTTCTTTCACGGGCGCGGGGCGGGAGATCTGCCCACGGCCGGCGCCGTGCTGGCCGATCTGGTGGCCGTGGCGCGCGACGAGCGCCCCAACAATACGGGCTTTGTCGGCGACAGGCTGGAAACGGCCGAGGTGGTGCCTCCGGCGGAATGGCGTTCCTGCTACTATGTGCGCCTCATGGTGGACGATGCGCCCGGTGTGCTGCGCGATCTGGCCGGCTGCATGGCCGAAGAGGGCATCAGCATGGCGCAGGTCATCCAGAAGTCCGACGAGGAGGGCCACGGCGTGCCGCTGGTCTTCATGACGCACGAAACCACCGAAAAGGCCATGAGCCGCGCCCTTCAGCATACCCTGGACAGGGGCATGCTGCGCGAGCCTGCCGTCTATTTCCGCGTGCTGGGCTGAGGCCCTTTTTTCGCAATGGGCCGGTTCGCCGGCCCGCCTGCCCCGGGGGGACGGAAGGCGCCCCGCCCCATCCTTCCCTGCCAGGAGCTTCCGCATTTGCAACGGCAGGAAGGCGCTTCCTGCAGGAGGGGAGGTTCCATGCTTGTCTTTCACGTGGCGACCACGGCCCGCAGCGGCATGTACAATATCACCGCTGATGTCAGACAGGCCCTGCGCCGGGTGCTGGAAGAGTTCCCCGGTGCGCGCAGCGGGGCGCTGGCCCTGTTCTGTCCGCACACCACCTGCGGGCTGACCATCAATGAAGGCGCTGACCCTCATGTCTGCCGTGACATGGTGGGCTTTTTTGACCGTCTTGTGCCGCAGGACGCTGCCTTTACCCATGCCGAGGGTAACAGCGATGCGCACATCAAGTGCACCCTGCACGGCCCCTCTCTTCTGGTGCTGGTGGAGGACGGCGCCCTGCAACTGGGCACCTGGCAGGCCATCTACCTCTGCGAGGGCGATGGTCCGCGGCGGCGTTCGGTCTGGGCGCAGTGGCTGCCTGGTCCGTCCGGCCGCTGAGCACAGGCCCCCGCGAGGTTCGTCATGAGCATGCCCCACGACATCAATCTCATTCTGACCCTGGCCGGCGGCCTCACGGCAGCCACGGTGCTGGGCTTTGTCACGCAGAAGCTGCGCCTGTCGCCCCTGGTGGGCTATCTTCTGGCCGGGGTGCTGGTGGGGCCGTATTCACCGGGCTTTGTGGCGGATGCGGCCACGGCCTCCCAGTGCGCGGAAATGGGCATCATCCTGCTCATGTTCGGGGTGGGGCTGCATTTTCATCTCAAGGATCTGCTGGCTGTGCGGCATATTGCCGTCAGCGGCGCCGTGCTTCAGATCGGGGTGGCCACCCTGGCCGGGGCCGGGGTTTTTCTCCTCTGGGGGGGCGCACTGCTGCCCGGTCTGGTGTTTGGCATGTCCGTTTCCGTGGCCAGTACCGTGGTGCTGACGCGCGTCATGGGCGACAAGGGCCTGCTGCATACCCGCACCGGTCATGTGGCCCTGGGCTGGCTGGTGGTCGAGGACCTGTTCACCATCCTGCTGCTGGTGCTGCTGCCCTCGCTGCTGGCGCCGCAGGCCGGATCGCTCTGGGGCGTGCTGGGCCTGATCGTGCTCAAGCTGGCGGGCCTCACGGCCTTCATGCTGGTGGCCGGCCAGAAGCTCATTCCGCTGCTGCTGGGCTGGGTGGCCCGCACGGGTACCCGCGACCTGTTTACCCTGGCCGTGCTGGCCCTGGCGCTGGGCATTGCCGTGGGGGCGGCCCTGCTGTTTGATGCCTCCATGGCGCTGGGTGCCTTTCTGGCCGGCATGGTGGTGGGGCAGTCGGACTTCAGTGCCCGGGCAGCTGCCGAGGCCCTGCCCCTGCGGGATGCCTTTGCCGTGCTCTTCTTTGTTTCCGTGGGCATGCTCTTCAATCCGCTGGCCCTGGCGGATGCCTGGCCCCTCATGCTCATGACCCTTGCCGTTATTGTGCTGGTCAAGCCCGTGACAGCCTTTGCCGTCTGCCGCGTGTTCGGCCGTTCGCCGCGCGAGGCGCTGGCCGTGGGGCTTTCCCTGGGGCAGATCGGTGAATTCACCTTCATCCTCACAGGGGTGGGAGCCAGCTACGGCCTGTTCGGGCCGGAGGTGAGCAATGCCGTCATTCCGGCGGCCATGCTGTCCATCACGCTCAATCCTCTGCTGTTTTCCCAGCTGGAACGGCTCTCCCGCTGGCTGGAGCGCGGCCGGACGGCATCGTCCGAGGCTGCCGGCAACGCTGGCGACGAGGACCTTCAGGACCCGGTCATTGTGGTAGGCTACGGTCCCACGGG belongs to uncultured Desulfovibrio sp. and includes:
- a CDS encoding homoserine dehydrogenase, which codes for MTEQCSKPLVIGLAGFGTVGGGLARLLEENADLIRQRTGRDMVVKKVLVRNAGKARSVALPRGAQLTTNPADLTDDPEIDVLVELMGGIEAAGSIIDRALDKGKHIVTANKALLAEKGIALLEKAGRLGRILRYEASVAGAIPVVAALKESLTGNRISTLMGILNGTSNYILSEMTSSGLDFNVALRQAQELGYAEADPTLDIDGHDAAHKLTILIQLAYGVAYPFTAMPVRGIRGLSSMDIRLAREFGYRIKLIAQARQCATQDGRAPRLEAGVFPALVHHTLLLARVGGVYNAVRVEGNAAGSLFFHGRGAGDLPTAGAVLADLVAVARDERPNNTGFVGDRLETAEVVPPAEWRSCYYVRLMVDDAPGVLRDLAGCMAEEGISMAQVIQKSDEEGHGVPLVFMTHETTEKAMSRALQHTLDRGMLREPAVYFRVLG
- a CDS encoding cation:proton antiporter yields the protein MSMPHDINLILTLAGGLTAATVLGFVTQKLRLSPLVGYLLAGVLVGPYSPGFVADAATASQCAEMGIILLMFGVGLHFHLKDLLAVRHIAVSGAVLQIGVATLAGAGVFLLWGGALLPGLVFGMSVSVASTVVLTRVMGDKGLLHTRTGHVALGWLVVEDLFTILLLVLLPSLLAPQAGSLWGVLGLIVLKLAGLTAFMLVAGQKLIPLLLGWVARTGTRDLFTLAVLALALGIAVGAALLFDASMALGAFLAGMVVGQSDFSARAAAEALPLRDAFAVLFFVSVGMLFNPLALADAWPLMLMTLAVIVLVKPVTAFAVCRVFGRSPREALAVGLSLGQIGEFTFILTGVGASYGLFGPEVSNAVIPAAMLSITLNPLLFSQLERLSRWLERGRTASSEAAGNAGDEDLQDPVIVVGYGPTGQAVCQVLEDFRLRPVVIEANIDTVRQLRKEGVRALHGNATQAEVLMQAGLARAAALLLTAPGIPAEEVIAIARSINPTVRIWAHTAYLSQARTLRSLGVQDAFSGEGEVALALSSALLRELGAAPALVDAERDRLRARWQYPDKGPATEDEPTPTPPDDGGR
- a CDS encoding secondary thiamine-phosphate synthase enzyme YjbQ — translated: MLVFHVATTARSGMYNITADVRQALRRVLEEFPGARSGALALFCPHTTCGLTINEGADPHVCRDMVGFFDRLVPQDAAFTHAEGNSDAHIKCTLHGPSLLVLVEDGALQLGTWQAIYLCEGDGPRRRSVWAQWLPGPSGR